CTTGTTCGGAGACGACGATGACGACTTGTTCGGCTCGTTGTACGGAGTTTGATCGGATAGGGATGTTGCCATGGTACTTTCTAAGAGAAGCCCCATGGGCAGGTGATTTATCTGTCGTCGGGTCTCAGCAAGAAACCGTGAAATTGTCACATTAGGTTCTTGACGTAGGTTGCGGTTCGGTTACCGTGTAGCCTTAACTTCCACAAAATGAAATTCCGACCGACGATGGTCAATTTAATTAGGAATGTTCAATGATTTGTTTATCGAGCAGAGCAGCGTTTCGAAGATCTTGCTGTTTGGTTGCTGTGGTGGTTAGTAGTATATTCTACAGTTCTGCAGATGGTGGAATCGTGGCGACGATTTCGACAACGCCACTGGCGAACAATTCACCAAACCAAAAATTGTCCCTCTTCCTCCATTCTGATTCTGGGGTTTTGAACGATGTCGAGTCATTCAGTGTCTACGCTGAAATTGGCAATGGTTTAGCTACTCAAACGGGTGTGCCAATTTTTCAGTCCTATACTTGGGATGCCGCCATCACAGCTCAGATGGGGCTCGCTATCCCTTCAGGCTTTACCCCTGAGGTAGCCAATAACTTTCGGGCCACACCTGGCCTCACCGATTTCGAATCACCTCCTCTAGGTGACATCAGTGACAACTCTGTAACAATCGGCACCACACCGACGCTCGTAGGCGAATTTGATATTGACACGTCTGTGTTCGGTGGCATTTTCGATCAGAGCTTCAGTTTTTTCATTGGCAATGCCCCGGGTGGCGGTGGCGCAGTTAGTGAGCTGAACAGCTTGTCCGAGGGAACCTTGCCGTTTTCGTTCACCGGAACGTTCGATGTCGGTAATCCGGTACCCGTAGGTGTGCCGGAACCCAGTACATTTGCATTGCTAGGTCTAGGCGGTTTGGGCTTGGTCATTCGACAACGTCGCCGAAAGTCTGCAATAGCGGTGCAGGCCAGTTAGTGTGAAATTTAGTTGCGTGTCTGGTTGTCGAACACGATACCATTGATGAAGCCACCGAAAATTTCGGTGGCTTTTTTTGTTCACCCGTCGCGGGGCGGTTGGGGCGATCGGCAACGCGAGGATCACCGGAGCACTTGGCTGGGCGATCAGAAAATTGAAGGAACCAGCCATCAGGCGTATTGTGCGACGAAAATGGGGCCCAATCGTGTTGTGAAGTGCAGACTGCGATTGACCTCGGATAGGTCGAATCACGTAGCCGTGGGCGTTAGCCACGGAAAACTTTCACGTAGGCGAGTCTCTCCGAGACTCGAAAAAGCCGCGACTTCGTCGCGGCGTCAGTCTCAGAGAGACTGACCTACGCGACAAAGTACACTTGGGCTGACACCCA
This DNA window, taken from Fuerstiella marisgermanici, encodes the following:
- a CDS encoding PEP-CTERM sorting domain-containing protein, whose amino-acid sequence is MICLSSRAAFRRSCCLVAVVVSSIFYSSADGGIVATISTTPLANNSPNQKLSLFLHSDSGVLNDVESFSVYAEIGNGLATQTGVPIFQSYTWDAAITAQMGLAIPSGFTPEVANNFRATPGLTDFESPPLGDISDNSVTIGTTPTLVGEFDIDTSVFGGIFDQSFSFFIGNAPGGGGAVSELNSLSEGTLPFSFTGTFDVGNPVPVGVPEPSTFALLGLGGLGLVIRQRRRKSAIAVQAS